TTGGAGGCTGAGCGGGAGCCGCGCAGGCCTACGTGCCATTACTTTCGCGGACGATCTACCTCGCCAACGCTTGCCGGCGCACGGTGTCGAGCATGCCGGTGCAGACCACTTTCTGCGGAGAACTCGCCACGGTGGGCTGGATCGCCGAAATTTTGGGGCTGGTCGCGATGAGTGCCTTGGGCATGATCTGCCTGACCAAGCGTCACGTCACCGCGGCGATGAGGACCTGCACGCTGCCCGCATCGAATTCTGCCATCAGGTCGGCCGGCGGTTGCGCGTCCGTGATGAAGTAGTCGGCTGCTCCGATGGCAGCCACCTGAGCGAACAGGTCGCGGTCGAACTTGGACGAGTCGGCGAGGATGGCGACTCGAGATGACCGTGCCATCATCGCCGCCATCATGTCAGCGTCGCCTAGATTGCTGGTCGAGTAGCCGCCCGCAGCGGAAACGGCGCCCACGCCGATGAACGCAATTTCGCTACGCAAATCGATCTCGCGGTCGCTCGAGCCCAGCCGCAAGGCGACCGGCCCGGTGGTTGTCTGCGACAACGTTCGCACCGGGCCGCCGAACATGTAGAGGTCCCGAAGAACGCTGGGGGAGATTTCGCCAGGTATCCGCAGGTTGTTCGTCGCGATCGTCAGGTTGCGGTGCTTCTTCAGGTGACGTACTAGCGCGAGTGTGGTCGTGCCCCCGTTGAGCATGACCACGGATCCGTCTTCAATGAGGCTCGCTGCACATTGTCCGATCGCTTCCTTCGCGCTCGTCTGAACGCGAAGTCGAACCTCGAATTCCGTGTCTGGTTTGGTTCCCGCGCTCAGGCTCACCGCACCACCGTGCGTACGAATCAGCAGCCCCTCGCTGTCGAGGTGGTCGAGGTCACGCCGGATCGTGTCGGTGGAGACACCAAAGTGTGACGCCAGCCTGGAGACCGTGACCTCTCCGTGTTCCGCCACATACGCCGCGAGATCGGCCTTGCGCCCGGCGGGAAGACGCCGCTCCATGTCCAACAGGCTCATCTCATGACCTCCTCGAGTCCCACACAACGTGCAGCACCAGCATAAGCTAGCCGCACTAAACCGCATCGGATTGCGTATAACAGTAGCCGCACGAGCAATTTTCACCCAATTGTTGCTGA
The Rathayibacter sp. SW19 DNA segment above includes these coding regions:
- a CDS encoding DeoR/GlpR family DNA-binding transcription regulator; protein product: MSLLDMERRLPAGRKADLAAYVAEHGEVTVSRLASHFGVSTDTIRRDLDHLDSEGLLIRTHGGAVSLSAGTKPDTEFEVRLRVQTSAKEAIGQCAASLIEDGSVVMLNGGTTTLALVRHLKKHRNLTIATNNLRIPGEISPSVLRDLYMFGGPVRTLSQTTTGPVALRLGSSDREIDLRSEIAFIGVGAVSAAGGYSTSNLGDADMMAAMMARSSRVAILADSSKFDRDLFAQVAAIGAADYFITDAQPPADLMAEFDAGSVQVLIAAVT